A portion of the Calliphora vicina chromosome 5, idCalVici1.1, whole genome shotgun sequence genome contains these proteins:
- the sano gene encoding probable serine/threonine-protein kinase DDB_G0267686: MAATDGQIILAASRFGDSTSSPPVYLRDFSKQKLPAVAKIVKGQHQNLGVPTLSAPSLQSTALFLSSGKKYQILAQPIKLKEGRKPTNVGAKVLIPETYPGYFELLSEDGRSTRCIESVLELSKRRNCRVLVRETFRCPQMSRTIHAGEMLTTMNDNGKVLQCKNIKDEIINLPLDTKAKFSPIAKEDSISGVHTVKNLLLKRMPVVVRLVHGSAPKGLKQPFVPEMRLLGCVEIDRIFALPLQKDNDLVPVPLNAKIKLQRAKNMDQLEHFIEYTRFLEKAQRLLSDARDRLQIVDIKLSEKEKKDSKFSSRNNKLPVVMLPSAAGVAYVANGLLENGYILKRSASCDSYNKSQPPAEISEDYKDIDHIYDYVRGLTPLSKALSRFEPISETPTIKSQYTDSSGNYCSLIRVNQNSSSHNNSNNNNNNNNSSSNNNSLNNSGNGGGGGGGSSNNNNNSNNNNNNNYSSLESNKHTNTNSSHNSSSNQSHQHHHHHHHQHHLPAAVGQQLQHHSQHHHHQNHSHNHPTSGGGGGGGGGLGGSGGVVNHYQHSHVQEDIKPVPPPIETIPGKKLPEKRQRPTLPKLYLKNSHSAGSSSGGVVGSGNTTNTSSSNGSHHNNHHHNHHPQHSSHHQTHHPNPHSHQASVVNVSSSSVAAAVAAHHHTHHHHHHGNAASNGRVLTPSNHHHTPINGNVAPLSAGILSKDCGLEPQSPLFHIRYKSLSSLQLTPDSNSVSPPISTNPKGQPVVVAPPDLVLKCSNNNINNNNSNNHPIPLPLSKSSSTTGGLNGMLHTTSSHSHNHNPREGTLDSSRSGGRTSGDSNKLPEKKTRRLSRPRSLSNLVWDLRPSKEKSKKKLYIHHFDHRQQATLYL, encoded by the exons ATGGCCGCTACTGATGGCCAAATAATATTGGCCGCATCCCGCTTCGGGGACTCGACGTCATCGCCACCCGTTTATTTGCGTGACTTTTCCAAACAAAAGCTGCCGGCTGTAGCCAAAATTGTCAAGGGTCAACATCAAAATCTCGGCGTACCCACACTCTCAGCACCTTCACTGCAGAGTACGGCCCTCTTCCTCAGTTCGGGCAAGAAATATCAGATTCTAGCCCAACCCATCAAGTTGAAAGAGGGTCGTAAGCCTACAAATGTCGGTGCTAAGGTTCTAATACCCGAAACGTATCCTGGCTATTTTGAGCTGCTGAGCGAAGATGGCCGCTCGACGCGTTGCATCGAATCGGTTCTGGAGCTGTCGAAACGTCGCAATTGTCGTGTTTTGGTGCGTGAGACATTTCGCTGTCCCCAGATGAGTCGCACCATACATGCGGGTGAAATGCTAACGACCATGAACGACAATGGCAAAGTGTTGCagtgtaaaaatatcaaagatgaGATCATCAATCTGCCACTCGATACCAAAGCGAAATTTTCACCTATAGCTAAGGAGGATAGTATAAGCGGAGTTCATACTGTGAAGAATCTACTGTTGAAAAGAATGCCAGTTGTTGTGAG ATTAGTTCATGGTAGCGCACCGAAGGGTCTGAAACAACCGTTCGTGCCGGAAATGCGTCTGTTGGGCTGTGTTGAAATTGATCGTATTTTTGCTTTGCCATTGCAAAAAGATAATGACTTGGTGCCAGTACCCCTAAATGCTAAAATCAAATTGCAACGAGCCAAAAATATGGATCAATTGGAACATTTCATCGAGTACACGCGATTTCTTGAGAAAGCTCAACGTCTGCTAAGCGATGCACGTGATCGTTTGCAAATAGTAGATATTAAGCTGTCGGAGAAAGAGAAAAAGGACTCGAAATTTAGTAGTCGTAATAATAAATTACCCGTGGTTATGTTGCCATCAGCAGCCGGCGTAGCGTATGTGGCCAATGGTCTATTGGAGAACGGTTATATCCTCAAGCGTAGCGCCAGCTGTGATTCGTATAATAAAAGTCAACCGCCTGCGGAGATATCCGAAGATTACAAGGATATCGATCATATATACGATTATGTGAGGGGTTTGACGCCACTGTCGAAGGCATTGTCGCGATTTGAGCCCATCAGTGAAACGCCCACAATTAAGTCACAATACACCGATAGTAGTGGAAACTATTGTAGTCTCATACGAGTTAATCAGAATTCAAGCAGCCATaataacagcaataacaacaacaacaacaataattctAGTAGCAATAATAACAGTTTAAATAATAGTGGCAATGGgggtggtggtggtggcggcagcagcaacaataataacaactcaaataataataacaacaacaactacagtaGTCTGGAATcaaataaacatacaaacacCAACAGCAGTCACAATAGCAGTAGTAATCAGAGTCATCAACaccatcaccatcatcatcaccaaCATCATTTGCCAGCCGCCGTTGGCCAACAGTTGCAACATCACAGTCAACATCATCACCATCAGAATCACTCGCATAATCATCCCACATCCGGTGGAGGAGGCGGCGGCGGCGGTGGACTAGGTGGTAGTGGTGGTGTAGTCAATCATTATCAACACTCACATGTCCAAGAGGATATTAAGCCAGTGCCACCACCAATCGAAACTATACCGGGTAAAAAATTACCAGAGAAACGCCAACGTCCCACACTACCAAagctttatttgaaaaattctcaTAGTGCTGGCAGCAGTAGTGGAGGTGTTGTTGGCAGTGGCAACACAACCAACACCAGCAGTTCCAATGGTAGTCATCACAATAATCATCACCATAATCATCATCCACAACACAGCAGCCATCATCAGACACATCATCCAAATCCCCATAGTCATCAAGCGTCGGTGGTAAATGTATCATCATCGTCCGTAGCTGCCGCTGTGGCAGCCCATCATCATACgcatcatcaccatcatcatggCAATGCAGCGTCTAATGGCAGAGTTTTGACACCAAGTAATCATCATCATACGCCCATTAATGGAAATGTGGCACCTTTAAGTGCTGGCATATTAAGCAAAGATTGTGGTTTAGAGCCTCAGTCACCATTATTTCATATCAG ATATAAAAGTCTCAGTAGTCTTCAGTTGACACCCGATAGTAATTCAGTTTCACCGCCGATCTCAACAAATCCCAAAGGACAACCAGTCGTTGTGGCACCACCCGATCTAGTACTTAAATGTAGTAACAAtaatattaacaacaacaacagcaacaatcatCCAATACCACTGCCGTTAAGCAAAAGTTCTAGTACCACTGGTGGTTTAAACGGAATGCTACACACCACTTCCTCACACAGTCACAATCACAATCCACGCGAGGGAACACTCGATTCATCTCGCAGTGGTGGCCGCACCTCGGGCGATTCAAATAAATTGCCCGAAAAGAAAACACGACGTCTGTCGCGACCACGTAGTCTATCGAATTTAGTCTGGGATTTAAGGCCATCCaaagaaaaatccaaaaagaaaTTATACATTCATCATTTCGATCATCGTCAGCAGGCGACTTTGTATTTGTAG